The following coding sequences lie in one Helicoverpa zea isolate HzStark_Cry1AcR chromosome 2, ilHelZeax1.1, whole genome shotgun sequence genomic window:
- the LOC124641909 gene encoding asparagine-rich zinc finger protein AZF1, with protein MTATAPELSKSDFFDFVTSNEVTDAQYKQQMRSVNVFMESPDSRSNPLLSEEPKEQNNNSLLSVSGAQIGASSGMATATTSTTLQSFDSIWNVDRERDRLDSTMLEDLNKFYWNQESDINGTHPCADTAISNKLINNTDGQIYTLTVLNHDMTETSSNRYWAKEEDVSMSSPTDIETHNSLDLESILNMNGFPNDFNQDLPKVEGFTYEDGDSESQHADLSTSDLVKVEPYSYEEGEFQTSDKKDDSHSSSLLVTPALLESQVEFNNNNNDWKITDQNTESNESLLRSALQGKAFIRYSTIQKNPAKVDVSSDLKRDIATNNNKPDVPSMYQSKDQLLMAISPQSRLNISILLEDPNNSVVSNGENPSSTQSVDDILLSRLDTNYPEDYEKLKRIATELGESMQPFCTVEPIDPTRSVYNIHHVNGELVTMIPAGEVQLNQHLQIVTASPTVTSTKPGNRRYKKPQNKNPTPTTQAQSGTAIQAATSTSNGVRKERSLHYCSICSKGFKDKYSVNVHVRTHTGEKPFTCSLCGKSFRQKAHLAKHYQTHIAQKSAAANGAVKPNKQR; from the coding sequence ATGACGGCCACTGCCCCAGAACTGTCAAAGTCAGATTTCTTTGATTTCGTGACATCCAACGAGGTTACTGATGCCCAGTACAAACAACAGATGCGTTCTGTTAATGTGTTCATGGAATCACCCGACTCAAGGTCGAACCCACTGCTCTCAGAGGAGCCCAAAGAACAGAACAATAATAGTTTATTGAGCGTGAGTGGCGCGCAGATTGGCGCCAGCAGTGGCATGGCCACGGCCACCACGTCCACCACACTGCAGAGCTTCGACTCTATCTGGAACGTGGACCGCGAGCGTGATCGCTTGGACAGCACCATGTTGGAGGATCTCAACAAGTTTTATTGGAATCAGGAAAGCGACATTAATGGCACGCATCCCTGCGCAGACACTGCAATttccaataaattaataaacaacacGGACGGACAAATTTACACACTGACTGTACTAAATCATGACATGACAGAAACCAGTTCCAACCGGTACTGGGCTAAGGAAGAAGACGTGTCTATGTCTAGTCCAACTGATATAGAGACGCATAACTCATTAGATCTCGAATCCATTTTAAATATGAACGGATTTCCCAATGACTTCAACCAAGATTTACCAAAAGTAGAAGGTTTCACTTATGAAGATGGTGACTCAGAAAGTCAACATGCTGATTTAAGTACTAGTGATTTAGTTAAAGTGGAACCTTACAGCTACGAAGAAGGTGAGTTTCAGACTAGTGATAAAAAAGATGACTCACATAGTTCATCCCTTCTTGTTACACCTGCCCTATTAGAAAGTCAAGTAGaattcaataacaataataatgattGGAAAATTACGGATCAAAATACGGAATCGAATGAATCTTTGCTCAGAAGTGCATTACAGGGAAAAGCCTTTATTAGATATAGTActatacaaaaaaatcctgCAAAAGTCGATGTAAGTAGTGATCTGAAACGAGACATCGCTACTAATAACAACAAACCTGATGTACCATCGATGTACCAATCCAAGGATCAACTGTTAATGGCGATTTCACCACAAAGTCGTTTAaacatatcgatattattaGAAGATCCAAACAACAGCGTTGTTTCAAATGGTGAAAACCCTTCATCAACGCAAAGTGTAGATGACATTCTACTGTCACGGCTTGATACAAATTACCCAGAAGACTACGAAAAGTTGAAGAGGATAGCAACGGAGCTCGGAGAATCGATGCAACCGTTTTGTACTGTAGAACCCATTGACCCGACGCGTAGCGTCTATAACATACATCACGTCAATGGTGAACTGGTTACCATGATCCCCGCCGGGGAGGTCCAGCTAAACCAACACTTACAAATAGTAACAGCATCGCCTACCGTGACGAGCACGAAACCTGGCAACAGGAGATACAAAAAACCGCAGAACAAGAACCCGACGCCGACGACGCAGGCGCAGTCAGGCACGGCCATACAAGCGGCAACCTCCACGTCTAACGGAGTAAGGAAGGAGAGATCTCTTCACTACTGCTCCATCTGCTCGAAAGGCTTCAAGGACAAGTACTCGGTGAACGTGCACGTGCGGACGCACACGGGCGAGAAGCCGTTCACGTGTTCGCTGTGCGGCAAGAGCTTCCGGCAGAAGGCGCACCTCGCCAAGCACTACCAGACGCACATCGCGCAGAAGAGCGCCGCCGCCAACGGCGCCGTCAAGCCCAACAAGCAGAGGTAA